Genomic DNA from Paenibacillus donghaensis:
TTATTGCGTTCCATAAAGCATGTCTAAATGCATTACCCTTGTCTCCATCTGTCCAGCCTGGATAACGAACACTCGTAATCTCATCTGTGTTATTTTTCGCTGCATTCACGATTAATGCTTCAGCTGGATAGCCAGCAACTAACCACTTTTCAGCAGTTGTTAAAGAGTTCCAACCTGAACTAGATTGACCTCTAGCTTGTACTATACTATCTTCTACTGGAAATACAAGTTCAACAATTTCCTCAGGGCTGAGTTGAGGATTAGCTTTTTTTAATTCAATTATACTGTAAATAAACTCAATATCACCCTGATTTGTGTATTTAATTAGTTCATCAAAATTCTGAGATGAACCACCATTTGCTTCTAACAGCGCTTTAATCTCATTTTTCTTTATTTCTAGATTTTCATTTGAAGCTACTTCAACAATGCTAGCAAATGAAGTTGAAACAGCTTCTTTTGTTTCGTAAACATTAGCAAATGAAGTTCCTGGAAGTAATAAGGAAACAGACAGAACAGATAGAGTTATAGCCTTGTTCAATGACAGGTTTTTCAATTTCATGACGAATCTTGCGTGACTTATTGCGGCCCTCTCGCTTCACCGATTGTTCGGAACAGCAGATTGGGCAGGGCTGTTTATACGCCACCGGCGAGGCTTCCAATGTACTTCCGTTGCATTAAGGGAGAGAATACTATGCAGTTGCAGCTCTGGTAATCCGAGCATTTCGTTGATATACTGGAGGGGCATCTGTCATTTCCTTTTCTTGTTGTGGGGTAGGACTTACAACAATACAGGAAGTACAGATGTTTTTCCATTTCTATCCTCGTTTTTCAGTTCTTCAATTTTCAACCGCAAATTTTGGTTTTGAGTCTTATAGGTTTCACACAATAACTTATCCTTCTATTTCTCGCTGAAACCATACCGTCCTTATAAAAGGAAAGCCGTTTCCACTTGTTTTCATTGCGTTCAGAAGCTTCCCTGTGCTAAAAATCAAAGTGAAGAAAAACTGCAACCGGTGGAGGGCGAAATGAACATAAAGAAATTTCCATGGAAGAAAAATGTGTTTCGAAGACTGATGCTGTCGTTTATTTGTATTCTGCTGCCGCTCTTTATCCTCAGTATGATTATTTATAACTGGGGCGTTCATACGTTAAAGGCGGAGATTTCTAAGTCCATGAGTTCGCAGGTGTCGCAATATTTCGGCAACCTGGAGCAGGAATTCCGCAGAATCCAGTTGCTGCAGTATGATTGTCTGACCGATGATAATCTGAATGCGCTCGGCTCCATTCCTGAATCGATGAACAACATTGAACGGATGGAGAGCATCCTGAGATTGCAGCAGCGGCTCAATGCGATAAGGAACAGCAGCACTTACATTATTGATGTGTACGCTTACATACCGTCAGTTCAGAAAAAGGTTTCGGCTTTGACCGTTTCTGCATTTAATCAGGAGGAATGGGATGGGCTGAAACTTGCCATGGATTCTCCGGGATCGCAGCTGAGGGATATTAATGACAGGCTCTTTATAAGCGCAGCCTATCCCACGACTTCACCGGGGGGTAGCAGAAAGCCGCTGTTCATCCTCTCTGTTGAATTTTCCAAAAGCAAGTTGAACGAGAACCTCAAGAAGATGGTGAACTCATCCGACGAGCAGCTCATGCTGATTAATCCGGAGTATACGATCTCCACTAATGGCGAAATCAGACCTGATCCCACGATTGCGAACGTTTTGTCCAACCACTCCGAACAGAATTTGGTGAGAACCATTGACTTTGTGAATGCCCGTTATTTGGCGGTATACTCCTATTCCCCGTTTTTTGACGCGGTGCTGAGCAAGTATGTTCCTGTAAGCGCAGTCTTTGCGCCACTGGACAATTTCAAGAACTGGTTCCTGCTGCTGGCAGCGCTGTCCGTGATCATTATTGTCATGTACTCCCTTTACGCTTATAAGTATATCCACAAGCCGCTGCTTAATCTGGTAAAAGCCTTCCGCAGGGTGGAGCATGAGGATTTCGCTGTACGGATCGATCATGATGCGGATGATGAGTTCCGATATATTTATGCCCGCTTCAACAGCATGCTGGAGAATCTGGAGTCTCTGGTTGACCAGGTGTACAAACAGCAGATTCTGACACACCGGGCGGAGCTGAAGCAGCTGCAGTCCCAGATTAACCCTCATTTTTTGTACAACAGCTTTTTTATTCTTAACACCATGGCCCGGCTTGGGGACAATGAGAATCTGGAGCAGTTCACCAACCAGCTTGGCGTCTATTTTCAATTCATCACGCGAAGCCATGCGGAGGAAGTGACCCTTGCCGATGAAGTGAAGCATGCGAAGGTCTACGCGGAGATTCAGTCCACCCGCTTCTCCAACCGCAATCAGGTCGAATTCGGCGAGCTGCCGGAATCCATCCGCGAGGTTATGGTGCCAAGGCTAATTCTGCAGCCGATTATTGAGAACGCGTTCAAACATGGCTTGGAGCAAAGATCGATGAACGGGATGCTGCGGGTCCGGTTTCAGCATATGGCAGATGAGCTGCAAATGATTGTTGAAGACAACGGGAATGAGTTGAGCGAGGAGCAGCTTATTCACTTAAGCCACTCTTTGGCTAGCAATGATGTGGAAACTACCGGAATGCTTAATATTCATCTGCGCATCCGTCTGAAATTCGGTGAAGGCAGCGGATTGCTGCTGGAGCGGAGCGGGCTTGGAGGCTTGAAGACAACGATCCGCATGAACCTTGCGGAGAAGGGGGTATAACATGTTCAGACTTTTGGTTGTGGACGATGAGAAGATTATTGCCGACGGTTTATATGAGGTTCTGAAGAACCTGCCAAATCTGGAGCTCGACGTGTATAAAGCCTACTCAGGGGAAGAGGCGGTCCGTCTGTTTGACCGGACACGCTTTGATATTGTGCTTACCGATATTCGGATGCCGGGCATCAACGGCTTGCAGCTGCTGGATAAGATCAGGGATAAATGGCCAACCTGCAAAGTTATTTTCCTGACCGGCCATAACGAGTTCTCTTATATCTATTCCGCCATTCAGTATGACGGTGTAAGCTATCTGCTGAAAACAGAGGGCTATGAAAAAGTGATCCAGGTGGTTGAGCAGTCCGTCAAAGAGATCGAGATTGAGCTGAGAAATGAGTCGCTCCTGAAGCAGGCTCAGGAACAACTATACACCACCCGGGAAATGATGCAGAACGATTATGTGAAAGGCATATTGAACGAGCAGCTGAATATCCGGGAAATCAATCAGAAGCAGCTGGACGAACTGGGAATCCCGCTTCGTGCGGAGGAGTCCGTGCTAATTCTGCTCGGCAGGGTCAACAGTTTCCAGAACAAGTCCATGTATTCTTATAGAACCAGCCAGCTCTACGGAATCAAGCTGATTGCAAGGCAATATATCTCCGCGCATGCCGTAGTTGTGGAGACAGTAAATGATAAATCCGACCTCATCTGGTTAATACAGCCCTTGCCTGGTCATGCTGCGGAGGATGGCTGGGGCCAGGTTCTGACCTATATCAAGGGGAATCTGGAACTGATTCAGCTGGCTTGCCGTGAGTCAGTGGGCGAGGTGCTTTCGTTCGTGCTGGATGACAGTCCGGTCAGCTGGGAGCATGCCGCAGACCGGTTCTCTATCCTGCAAATGCTGATGAATTACCGGATCGGACAGGGCAGCGGGATGCTGCTGCTCGACAAACAGCTGATCCGGCAAGAGATGAGGCAGGCGGAGAAAATGGGAGCCAAGAAGCCATCATTCCGTCATTCCCGGCTGGAGCTGCTTCGCGATCAGCTGGAGAACGGGCAGCGCGAGGAGTTTGAGAAGACCTTGCAGGAGTGCGCGGTCACTTTCGCCGCTGTAGACAGCATGCATTACACTCCGGCTATGGAAGTTTATTATGCCATAGGTCTGGTCTTTCTGACGTACATGAACCGCTGGAATCTGGTAGACACCGTAGCGGCAAAGGTTGGCATGCATAAGCTCATGCAGCCCGGTGAACACGAGTCCTGGCAGGAAGCCTTCGGGTACCTGATCCAGGTTGGCGAGCTGCTCTTCAGTCTTCAGAGCCAGGAGGAAGAGAGAAGAGCAACAGCGGTGATCCTGATTATTCAGAAGCATATCCTGGAACATTTGCATGATCCCGATGAAATCTCACTGGTCCGGCTAGGGGAGCTCGTATACTTTAATCCTTCTTATCTCTCACGGCTGTTCAAGCAGGTTACCGAGATTAACCTTTCTGAATACATCACCAGCGCGCGAATGAACAAAGCCAAGCAGCTGCTCGGCAATCCTGACATCAAAATTCAGGAGGTAGCTGAGCTTGTGGGCTACGGAACAGCTACAAACTTCACCCGTTCCTTCCGCAAGAGCCTGAACATGACACCGCAGGAATACCGCTCTCTTGTGCTGAGTAGGTAAACAGCGGATTCAAAAGTAAACAGATGAATATTGAATGAAAGCGGTAACAGAACTATCATTGAAAGTACCGGGGGCCCATCAACAGTACATTCATCAGGGAGGTTCAAATGAAGAGAAATAATAAAATCAAGAGCTTGACGCTTCTAAGTGCGGCGGGAATGCTTATGCTTGCCGCTTGCGGCAACGGAAGCGGTAATTCAGCGGATACGGACAAGAATGGTGCTAATGCCGAGAACAGGGCCATTGATATCAACGCCAAATATGATCCGCCGGTTGACGTCACTGCCTGGAGATATACGGAATCGACTTACAAATACGAGAATGGCGATACCATAGAAGACAATATCTATACAAAGACCTATGCCAGCGATCTTGGCATTAATCTCAAATACGCATGGACGGTGCCGATCGAACAGTTTGACCAGAAGATGAACGTCTCGATTGCCTCCGGGGATTTGCCGGATATCATGTGGCTGAAGAATAAACAGCTTACCGATTTGGCTGAGAACGATATGCTGTATGATTTGACCGACTTGTTCGAGAAATACGCTTCGCCTTTGTCTAAGAAAATCATGCTTCAGGATGAAGCCAGCTTCAATACGGCCAAGATTGGCGGAAGATTGATGGCTCTGCCGCGGACTTCCTCTGCCGTAGACGGTCTGCCGATTCTGTATGTACGTACCGATTGGCTGGATAAGCTGGGGCTTTCCGAGCCGAAGACGATGCAGGAGGCGATGGCGGTCGCGGAAGCCTTCACCAACAATGATCCGGACGGAAATGGAAAAGCGGACACTTTTGGGCTCGCGCTCACCAAGACCTTTCTAACTGACTCGCATTTTGGAACTTCAGGCTATTTCTCAGGATATCATGTGTACCCGGGCAAATGGGTGAAAAACTCGTCCGGCCAGCTGGAATACGGCAGCATTCAGCCAGGAGTCAAAAAAGCGTTGAAACAGCTTCAGGATTTATATGCGGCCGGAATGCTTGATCAGGAATTTGGTGTCAAGGACCGTTCCAAGGTAACCGAGTCGGTTGCCGGAGGTAAGGTGGGGCTGTTCTACGGCTCCATGTCTGCACCGCTGTCGGTCATTCAGAAGAATGTGGACAATGATCCGAACGCCGAATGGAAAGCGCTGCCGATTCTTTCCTCTGACACCGGGCCGGCAACGCCGATTGGTATTATGCCGATTACCACTTACTATGGAGTCAGCAAGGACAGCAAACATCCGGAGGCCATCTTCAAGCTGCTGAACTTCGGGATGCAGGGCTATGATGAGAATGCGGAATCCAATTCGGAATTCGGGATCAGCGAGAACAATGTTCCGGTGTACCTGTACAATTTGATCGCCGCCGATCCTGCCAAGAAGAATCTAAATGCGCATAACAACGCAATAAAAGCAATTGAAGCCAATGATCCATCCGGTTTGTCAGCTGAAGAGAAAGGTTATTATGAGCGGATTATGTCCTACCGCAGCGGGGACAGAACCAATTGGGGAACGGAGCGCGTCTTCGGTTCGCCAAGCAGCTTTGATGTCATAGACAAATATGTAAATGATGAGAATTACATCTTCGACGCCTTCTACGGTTCTCCAACCGCCACTATGGTCGAGAAGAATGCCACACTCCAGAAGATGGAGGAGGAGGTCTTCACCAAGATCGTGATGGGACAGTCCATTGATACCTTCGATAAATTTGTGGAGGATTGGACCAAGCTCGGTGGAGAACAGATTAAGAAAGAGATCAATGAATGGGCGGACAAAAATAAATAAAGCCGCTTGCAGTTCAATCCTGACGGGGGAAAGGCCGCCTTTTCCCCGGAATGCAAGGGATGCGATAGAAATGGAGGGTTTGAACAGATGGGTACCCGAAACAAGCTGAAGTCGTTGCCGCTGCATCTGATGCTGCTGCCCGGAGTTATTCTGACTCTTGTGTTCAGTTATATTCCCATCATGGGGATTGTAATAGCTTTTCAGAAATTTGTGCCATCCAAGGGAATCTTCCATTCGAAATGGATTGGGTTTGATAATTTCCGCTATATGCTTGATATGCCGAATTTCACAAGTGTAGTGTGGAATACGATTTTTATTGCCGTTCTCAAAATCATTGCTGGTCTGGTGATTCCGATCATCTTCGCCTTGCTGCTCAATGAGGTTTCCGGAGCGCTGTTCAAACGCACGATTCAAACGACCATTTACTTCCCTTATTTCTTGTCGTGGGTCATTCTGGGTGGAATACTCATCGATATTCTGTCTCCCTCCAGCGGAATAGTGAACCAGTTTCTGGGGATGTTCGGGGTGAAGCCGATTTTCTTCCTGGGCAATGACCAATGGTTCCCCTTCACACTGGTTCTGACGGACACATGGAAAGGATTCGGCTACGGCACCATCGTCTATCTTGCCGCCCTGACGGGGATTGACCAGAGTCTGTATGAAGCTGCTACCGTGGATGGCGCGGGCCGCTGGAAGCAAATGCTGAATGTCACCTTGCCGGGCATGCTCCCCATTATTACGCTGATGACGGTACTGAGCCTGGGGAATGTGCTCAACGCAGGTTTTGAACAGGTCTTTAATCTCTACAGCCCGATGGTATACAGCACCGGCGATATTATTGATACCTTCGTGTACAGGCTTGGTTTAGTGGAAGCGCAGTACGGGGTTGCCACGGCAGTAGGATTATTCAAATCGATAATCTCGCTGTTCCTGATTGTCATTTCCAATAAGCTGGCTAACCGGTATGCCGGATATCGAATCTTTTAAGGGGGAGAGGAATTGCACAAGTTAACTGCCAGCAGAAGAGTGTTTTTGATTGTGAATTATATATTACTGAGTGTTACCGCCATTGCCTGCATTCTGCCGCTGATCAACGTGCTGGCGATTTCCTTCAGCTCCAGCAGTGCCGCAGCGGCAGGTTATGTGAAGCTGTGGCCTGTAGATTTCACGATCGACTCCTATAAGTTTGCCTTAACCAAACATGAGTTTCTCGACGGATTTCTCGTATCGCTCAAAAGAGTGGGACTGGGTTATGCCATCAGCATGGTCGTAAGCATTCTGATTGCTTATCCGCTGTCCAAAGAGAAGCAGGTGCTGCGCTCACGCAACATCTACGCCTGGTTCTTCATTGTCACCATGTTATTCCATGGAGGACTGATTCCGACTTATATGACGATTAAATCAGTGGGGCTGCTGGATTCACTCTGGGCGTTGGTCCTGCCGTCTACCGTCTCGGTCTTTAATGTCATTCTGCTGATGAATTTCTTCCGGGAGCTGCCGAAGGAGATTGAGGAGGCGGCCAATATGGACGGATCAGGCCACTGGCGGACACTGTGGAGTATTTACCTTCCATTATCCATGCCCTCCGTGGCGACGATTACCTTGTTCATTGTCGTATTTCACTGGAATTCCTGGTTTGACGGTCTGATCTATATGAATTCCACCACCAATTACCCGCTGCAGAGCTATCTGCAGACGATCATTATCAATGTGGACCCCAGCACAGCGACCACCAATGATCTGCTGGATATGTCCGCGATTTCGGATAGAACCTTCAAGGCAGCCCAAGTGTTTCTGGCGGCATTTCCCATCCTTATTGTGTATCCATTTCTGCAGAAGTATTTTATGAAGGGGCTAGTGATGGGCAGTGTCAAAGGATAATCTGTTAGACGACAAGGAGAGAAATTTGTGAATATACACGACCTGGCTGAATGGCCCCGCTGGGGGGATTTAGGCAATGGCTATTATCGTAATCCTGTGCTGAATGCGGATGTATCCGATCCCGATGTCATTCGCGTGGGCGACGATTTCTATATGGTATGCTCGGACTTTCACTTCATGGGCATGCAGGTGTTTCATTCCAAGGATCTGGTGAACTGGAGTCTGATCGGAAAAGTGTACGAACGGCTGGATATCGACCCGGCCTATGACGAAATGCACGCGTATGCCAAAGGAAGCTGGGCGCCTGCGATCCGTTATTATAACGGGCGATTCTATGTTTACTTCTGCACACCGGATGAAGGGCTGTATATGAGTTCAGCAGCTGATCCTGCCGGACCCTGGGAGCCGCTTCATGAAGTGGTCCGGGTATCGGGCTGGGAAGATCCCTGCCCCTTCTGGGATGAGGATGGCCAGGCTTATCTTGGACACAGTACCGTAGGAGCAGGACCCATTATTCTTCACCGCATGAGTACGGACGGTAAACGTCTGCTCGATGCAGGGACTATCGTGTACGTCGGTAAAATTGCCGAAGGGACAAAGATTTATAAGAGGAACGGTTATTACTATTTCATTATTCCCGAAGGAGGGGTAGAAACCGGCTGGCAGACCGTGCTGCGCTCCGCCAGTCTGTACGGACCCTACGAACGAAAGGTGGTTCTTCAGCAAGGGGCTACTGTGGTTAACGGTCCGCATCAGGGAGCGATTGTGGAACTTGAGAGCGGTGAAACCTGGTTTCTGCATTTCAGCAGCACCGGTGCGCTGGGGAGAGTCTGCCATCTCCAGCCTGTGCGCTGGGAGGACGATTGGCCGGTCATAGGCAGGAACGGAGAACCGGTGGACATCTATGCGAAACCGGAGGTGGCCGGAAGCCATTTGCCCGGACTGCCTGCGACATCGGATGACTTTCTGGGGCCGGAGCTGGGCTTGCAGTGGCAGTGGAATCATAATCCCGTCAACGGAAACTGGTCGCTTACGAAGAATGGCTTGCGGCTGCTGGCTCTCGAGGCACCGGATCTGCTGCACGCGAGGAATACGTTAACCCAGAAAATGATCGGCCAACGAGGGGAAGCAAGCACTGAACTGTTCATCGGCGGCATGAAGATCGGCCAGCGCGCCGGGTTTGCTTTTCTGTGCGCCCGGGAGGAGAACTGGATCGGGGCTGTCTCGGAGCGGGAAGGAATCTATCTGCGTGCAGTCACCGGCGGAACCGTGTTTCACGGTCCGAAGCTGACAGGAGAGACGGTGAGACTGGGAAGCCTCATGGATCTGGACGGGGAGACCCGGTTCATCTTCAGCCTGGGTGAGGAATGGCTTCCGTTCGGCGGCCCTTGCCGTATGCTGGCGGGGTTCTGGAAGGGGGCGCGTCTGGGCCTGTTCAGCTATACCCGTGAGGAAACAGGCGGCAACGCAGATTTCCATTGGTTTCAATACGACGTGCAGAGAGGCGGCGCCTAGCGATGAAGGAGTTGCTTGACCGGCTAAGAAGCATCGATACGGCCGCTGTCATAGGGGAACTTAAGAAATCATCCGATGAAGGGGTGCTGGAGGAATGGCTGAACTCCGGTGTGAAATTCGCAGCTTCCTCCGGAAGCCTGGAGAAGGTCTATTACAGCGCGGTTAAGAAACTCCTGGACTGCATTGTTTCTGTCCATGAACGCGCACCGGTGCTTCATGAAGGGGGAGCCTACCTAGGCACCTGGCTGGAGAGTACGGGGACGATCAACGCCGAACTTCTGTCCCGTTATATGCCGAATGTTGCGCAGGCTACGTTTCGCCTATTCGCCGAATACCGGAGGGAGGATGGTCTGCTTCCTTACAAGATTACGGACAAGGGTCCGGCCTACAGGCAAATCCAGATGGTGACGCCGCTCGCAAGAAGCGTATGGAATCATTATTCCCTGAACGG
This window encodes:
- a CDS encoding DUF6973 domain-containing protein, with product MKLKNLSLNKAITLSVLSVSLLLPGTSFANVYETKEAVSTSFASIVEVASNENLEIKKNEIKALLEANGGSSQNFDELIKYTNQGDIEFIYSIIELKKANPQLSPEEIVELVFPVEDSIVQARGQSSSGWNSLTTAEKWLVAGYPAEALIVNAAKNNTDEITSVRYPGWTDGDKGNAFRHALWNAIMALNITKVMAEQFASAHEDVGLTNAELSATTWNGYNGLQHKQMDLHNNQKGRDCVSWYEIPFAVTNTDLANRVQAKMLHLTTRILIGGGI
- a CDS encoding glycoside hydrolase family 43 protein translates to MNIHDLAEWPRWGDLGNGYYRNPVLNADVSDPDVIRVGDDFYMVCSDFHFMGMQVFHSKDLVNWSLIGKVYERLDIDPAYDEMHAYAKGSWAPAIRYYNGRFYVYFCTPDEGLYMSSAADPAGPWEPLHEVVRVSGWEDPCPFWDEDGQAYLGHSTVGAGPIILHRMSTDGKRLLDAGTIVYVGKIAEGTKIYKRNGYYYFIIPEGGVETGWQTVLRSASLYGPYERKVVLQQGATVVNGPHQGAIVELESGETWFLHFSSTGALGRVCHLQPVRWEDDWPVIGRNGEPVDIYAKPEVAGSHLPGLPATSDDFLGPELGLQWQWNHNPVNGNWSLTKNGLRLLALEAPDLLHARNTLTQKMIGQRGEASTELFIGGMKIGQRAGFAFLCAREENWIGAVSEREGIYLRAVTGGTVFHGPKLTGETVRLGSLMDLDGETRFIFSLGEEWLPFGGPCRMLAGFWKGARLGLFSYTREETGGNADFHWFQYDVQRGGA
- a CDS encoding response regulator transcription factor, which codes for MFRLLVVDDEKIIADGLYEVLKNLPNLELDVYKAYSGEEAVRLFDRTRFDIVLTDIRMPGINGLQLLDKIRDKWPTCKVIFLTGHNEFSYIYSAIQYDGVSYLLKTEGYEKVIQVVEQSVKEIEIELRNESLLKQAQEQLYTTREMMQNDYVKGILNEQLNIREINQKQLDELGIPLRAEESVLILLGRVNSFQNKSMYSYRTSQLYGIKLIARQYISAHAVVVETVNDKSDLIWLIQPLPGHAAEDGWGQVLTYIKGNLELIQLACRESVGEVLSFVLDDSPVSWEHAADRFSILQMLMNYRIGQGSGMLLLDKQLIRQEMRQAEKMGAKKPSFRHSRLELLRDQLENGQREEFEKTLQECAVTFAAVDSMHYTPAMEVYYAIGLVFLTYMNRWNLVDTVAAKVGMHKLMQPGEHESWQEAFGYLIQVGELLFSLQSQEEERRATAVILIIQKHILEHLHDPDEISLVRLGELVYFNPSYLSRLFKQVTEINLSEYITSARMNKAKQLLGNPDIKIQEVAELVGYGTATNFTRSFRKSLNMTPQEYRSLVLSR
- a CDS encoding extracellular solute-binding protein; this encodes MKRNNKIKSLTLLSAAGMLMLAACGNGSGNSADTDKNGANAENRAIDINAKYDPPVDVTAWRYTESTYKYENGDTIEDNIYTKTYASDLGINLKYAWTVPIEQFDQKMNVSIASGDLPDIMWLKNKQLTDLAENDMLYDLTDLFEKYASPLSKKIMLQDEASFNTAKIGGRLMALPRTSSAVDGLPILYVRTDWLDKLGLSEPKTMQEAMAVAEAFTNNDPDGNGKADTFGLALTKTFLTDSHFGTSGYFSGYHVYPGKWVKNSSGQLEYGSIQPGVKKALKQLQDLYAAGMLDQEFGVKDRSKVTESVAGGKVGLFYGSMSAPLSVIQKNVDNDPNAEWKALPILSSDTGPATPIGIMPITTYYGVSKDSKHPEAIFKLLNFGMQGYDENAESNSEFGISENNVPVYLYNLIAADPAKKNLNAHNNAIKAIEANDPSGLSAEEKGYYERIMSYRSGDRTNWGTERVFGSPSSFDVIDKYVNDENYIFDAFYGSPTATMVEKNATLQKMEEEVFTKIVMGQSIDTFDKFVEDWTKLGGEQIKKEINEWADKNK
- a CDS encoding carbohydrate ABC transporter permease, with the protein product MHKLTASRRVFLIVNYILLSVTAIACILPLINVLAISFSSSSAAAAGYVKLWPVDFTIDSYKFALTKHEFLDGFLVSLKRVGLGYAISMVVSILIAYPLSKEKQVLRSRNIYAWFFIVTMLFHGGLIPTYMTIKSVGLLDSLWALVLPSTVSVFNVILLMNFFRELPKEIEEAANMDGSGHWRTLWSIYLPLSMPSVATITLFIVVFHWNSWFDGLIYMNSTTNYPLQSYLQTIIINVDPSTATTNDLLDMSAISDRTFKAAQVFLAAFPILIVYPFLQKYFMKGLVMGSVKG
- a CDS encoding sensor histidine kinase, whose product is MNIKKFPWKKNVFRRLMLSFICILLPLFILSMIIYNWGVHTLKAEISKSMSSQVSQYFGNLEQEFRRIQLLQYDCLTDDNLNALGSIPESMNNIERMESILRLQQRLNAIRNSSTYIIDVYAYIPSVQKKVSALTVSAFNQEEWDGLKLAMDSPGSQLRDINDRLFISAAYPTTSPGGSRKPLFILSVEFSKSKLNENLKKMVNSSDEQLMLINPEYTISTNGEIRPDPTIANVLSNHSEQNLVRTIDFVNARYLAVYSYSPFFDAVLSKYVPVSAVFAPLDNFKNWFLLLAALSVIIIVMYSLYAYKYIHKPLLNLVKAFRRVEHEDFAVRIDHDADDEFRYIYARFNSMLENLESLVDQVYKQQILTHRAELKQLQSQINPHFLYNSFFILNTMARLGDNENLEQFTNQLGVYFQFITRSHAEEVTLADEVKHAKVYAEIQSTRFSNRNQVEFGELPESIREVMVPRLILQPIIENAFKHGLEQRSMNGMLRVRFQHMADELQMIVEDNGNELSEEQLIHLSHSLASNDVETTGMLNIHLRIRLKFGEGSGLLLERSGLGGLKTTIRMNLAEKGV
- a CDS encoding ABC transporter permease, whose protein sequence is MGTRNKLKSLPLHLMLLPGVILTLVFSYIPIMGIVIAFQKFVPSKGIFHSKWIGFDNFRYMLDMPNFTSVVWNTIFIAVLKIIAGLVIPIIFALLLNEVSGALFKRTIQTTIYFPYFLSWVILGGILIDILSPSSGIVNQFLGMFGVKPIFFLGNDQWFPFTLVLTDTWKGFGYGTIVYLAALTGIDQSLYEAATVDGAGRWKQMLNVTLPGMLPIITLMTVLSLGNVLNAGFEQVFNLYSPMVYSTGDIIDTFVYRLGLVEAQYGVATAVGLFKSIISLFLIVISNKLANRYAGYRIF